GCTTCAAGTCAAGTCTGAAAGCAAGTACTGATCCATTAGATTATTGTATTGCTAAGGATATACCTAGAAGAGATATGAGATCTCCTCAACGGTATGCTAAACTTCATTTTGTTACTTATGCTTGGAGCGTGACTAAAAATATCTATTGCAGCGAATATTGTGTGGATTTGATTGATATTTCTTGTGGTGTGGATTTGGTTGGCATTTGTCACGGAGGTTGATTATCCGTGGTTTCattgtaagaaatttttttggatAGTTTCATTTGTGGATTTTGAGTCAAGGTGAAAATTTGTGATAATTGTGATTCATAATCTTAGTTTATCTATGATTGGATTTCTTAATTTAACTGTGATTATGATTTcgaattttaaatttgactgtgattagaatgttgtcaaattcaattttaagcGAGATTTATTTCACATGGAGAAATATTCTTATGAATTATCTTTTgatcagaatataattttttatatataatatatgattttaatatgataatatcatttttttactaataatatttatttagtgatattttattatttatactcataatttttctcgatttgagttttttatttaagattttgtGTTGTATGTGTGATTGACAATTAAATTATAGTTTATTTTCGATCTAATTTTCGTAACAGGTACTGCAGAAATTTGTTTCACCAATTAATTTAGAATGCCTTATTAGCTTTATTTCTGTTCTGTTTTGGTGCCTCTAACCAGGACAGGCTCGAGGGCTTAGGGGGCCTAACCCATCATTAATTTAGGGCCCGAaccttttaataaaaaaaataaaaattaataaattaaaataattatttattaaattgaagGGGTTGAGCCCTAGACAATTGCCTCACCAACCTATCCCTTCAGCTAGCCTTGCCTCTAACTGCTTTGACACCGTTTACCTTAATTTAAGAATgtttttaaagatttttataGTTTATTTATGTTTCCTCTAACATTCATTCTTCAGTTTTTAGTTAACATTTTTGAACTATAGGTCCCtacgtaaataaaaaaagattaagataaaatttttcttaatttttttcttaaattacttaaaatataaataataaataattcgaAGAACATAACAATTCTATTCTCCTTGTGGGTGGCGGCTGGCTGCCAACAATCACGTACAATGAGAGAGATGGGcatataaaaaagaaagataaaaagagaGAATGACTTCCATTGATATTGTGAATTTTCACTAGATGCCCATAGTCATTGCTCATAATATGCCATTACCGTTGATAAATATGGTTGCTTGTGGAGAAAGACAACACAATTTCTTCCTTTTCGATAATGAAAAATGCTACTTGTATAAGATGCTTGACAAACATGTTAACAAACACATgttgaaatgacaaaaatacccctcacccaATTATAAATTCATCACCCTTACCTTTTATCGCCTTTCCTATCTTTCTCATGGCCACCTCTTGCAACCGTTGCCTCGCCTTGCCTCATTAGTGCCCTACGTAGCCTACTGCTACTGCTGCTTCGTCGCCTCGCGCACCTCATTGATGTATTCTCGTTGTTGCTATCACCTTGCCACTGCATTCTCGTTGCCGTTGTTGCCTCGCCACTGCATCCTCGTCTCATAATTGTTATCGCCTTGTGTTGATCGGGCTTCATCCCAGATGAAGCTCGATTACTTCATCGCAGATCACGAATGAAGCTCGGGCTCCATCGATAATGAAGCCCAATTGAGCTTCATTCGTTGcggataagagagagagagagcaaagaggCAACAACAAATGGGTGAAATTTTTTCGTCATTTTATGCAAATGTATAAGGTTGTGTACCATAGTGTCTCGCCTCTCTCCAATGTCACTGCACTTTAATTCTAGTGATCTTTAATTCTAGTGATAGATTTGTTACGAAAAAGTTAGGGCTTAGAGTTATAAATTTGCGTCTCCATCATCTTTCGTCATGTATTTTCTCTATCTCTCATTTAATGGGATGATTGCTTTCCAGTGGTCACTGCATCTTCAAGAATagaacaaataattttgttttacaaGGTCTTTTTATGTTATGGATAATCTTTGAACCACTTTTTATGGACTGGGCTCGACAGAATAGGCCGGCCAAACCTCTCGAAGCCCAATGTGCCTAAGGCCAATGACATCTCAACAAGGTTGCATATCGCTGAAACCCGAGCTTAAACAGTGAGAGTAAGCGAGTTTCCAACAATACCTTTAGCTCCCTGGTCAACCCAATCAGCTTGCAAAACCAAAAAGACTACATAATAATTGGAGGTCCACCTGTCTTATCTGAAGCAAACCAAATTTCTAATAATGTGGAATTTATTCTCGATTTTGTGAAACTGATAAGGATATATTATCCTTTTATATTTAGAAgtcatttaaattgtaaatactctactctataaatagggataaaaaattattgtatggGCATGATCAATTACATATTGTTACTTTGTCGAAATTATCAGAGAACAGTTATGAACTAGATATCATTCTAATCAAACCACATAAAAACTCTCTTGCGGATCATTTATTATTTGtgctatttgtttcttttctttgaattcgtatttattttattaatgtggGTCGatgaatcacggtcgaccaatttcaaacgtcgacattttattttttatttatattttatattttatgatatttgaaaaatattaggTGCCATTggagtttttttgtttttattttatttttaaatatatatatatatatatatatatatacacacccaaCCCAATCACGAGCCCCAGTTTAAAAGCCGCCATTTTCCCTCCAAATTCACTTGGTCTTGTCTATCTAATCCTTTTCAGGTCAAGAACTAGCTAGGGTCCCTCCAAGATTATTCACCTCTTCTCCAACATGTTCAAAGCAGTTTGTAAGTAAGATTTCCATTTACAtcattctcttcctttcttgccTTTGTTTCTCGAGAAAATCTTCCGCTTCTCAGAGCCCTGAATAATCCTTTTTGAGTTTCTTGAACAGCTCTCTTCAGCCGGAAGAAGACGCCTCGTCGTCCGTTCAAGGACTTCTACGCCGAGTGGATCGACACGCTCAAGAACACCCTCCTCCCGCCACTCCGCCGCTCCATGTCCTGGTCCGCCTCGCCCTCCGCCTATCTCCTTCCGGCCTACGTCGACATGATCCACCGTCATCTCCAGTCCTACTACGATGCCCTCGACGTCGCCGCCTCCGACGACGTCGCCCAGCTTCTCTTCCCCGACTGGCGCAACTCCCTCGAAAAGCCCTTCCTCTGGCTTGGCGACCTCCACCCCTGCCTCTTCACCAACCTCGTCCGCTCCTTCCTCGAGTCCAAAGACTCCGACGTCGACGTCGCCGAACCCTCCCATCTCTTCGACAAGCCATGGGAGATTGTGATGGCGTGGAAGAATCCGACGGAGGCTTTGATCAAAAGAATCGATGAGATCGAGCGCGGGTTGCGGCTGATGGTGCCGGCGCTGGTGGCGAGGGGTAGGGCGGCGCAGGCACTGCTGGCGGGGAGGGTGGGGGCGGAGTGGGGGCGCTGCGAGGGGAGGAAGGAGGCGGCGAAGGCGGCGGTGGGGGAGGCCGTGAAGGCGGAGATGGAGGAGATGGCGAGCGTTTTTGTAGACGCGAATCGGGTCCGGCGGAGTGTGTTGGCGGATATAGTGAGCGCCACCAGCATTTATCAGGCGGCTCTGTTTCTGGAAGGATTGTCCCAATTCCTTGTTGGGTTTCGGGACCGTGAATTGCTGGCGGAGTTTGAGCGCTGCAAGACGCCTCTCAACTGGTCATCGAATTCGACTGGTACCGGATTTTGACATTTTTCCCGCATTTTCTCTCTTACTTTCTTGCATAATCGTGATTCGTGAAGCAGAGCAACTCTGTAAATCCTCGTCTTCATTTGCGAAAATTGTGTTCTTCCATTCTTCACTGGTTTACAACAGAGAATGTGATCAGGACGATGCTAATGATAGAgatatcttttgtttttttgttttttgtgggatcgttgtaattttaatatttgctGTTCAGATATATTGATTGATAATCAGTGGGATTAAGGGACCATtcgaccccccccccccttaacTAGTCTCGGGGTTTCATCTTAAGATTTGTGGGTATTATTTTGTTTCtcttcattataataatatataatatagaaattAGATGGATAGAGCAGTGTAAATTCACCTCATTTTCATATCTATTTCCTTCCATCCTTCCTTCCGTTGCTCCGCCGAATCCTATTCTACCCAATCAAACCTCACCTAAAAATGCACCTGAAATTATATGTTTAAAGgctaaaaaggaaagaaaaaataaataaatttgagtgGACTTGAAATTCAtatttcaaccaaaaaaaaaatcccctttCCAACAATGAACTTCATATTTCCTTCCGttgtttattgttgttgttatattaAATAAGCCAActataattatctataatattAATGGCCATTTATTAACATATCCTTTTTTTTGACAGAAAAATatctttctaaaattttaattactggGAGTAACTGGGCCATTCCCAAAACAAATAGACATTGCCCATTGGCATTGGTGACTGGTCCGGCCGGCGGAGTTTGCGAGAGAAGGTCAAGCCAAACTATTTAAACTAATCTCCCATTATTGTCGTTGTTGTTATCTATCACACcacaatttcatttttctttctgttttttgtgTGGAAACAGTCAAACCAATTCAACCTCAACGCGTTGTTAATCACGAACTGTTAGCGTAACGCAAGCTAACCTCTAAGTGTCTTGTTTTGTGTTAAATagattgtattttaaaatattttatttattatttaaatgctAAAAATTTACAATACCTAACATTAAcagtacaaaatataaataccCATTAATTATTAGGTGTCATGTATGTTCCCTCGAAATTTTCAAGATATATCGTATTTAAAACAATCATGAGCGACGTGGCAACCAAGAGGGAAACATCTCATCCAATTGTGCAAT
The Diospyros lotus cultivar Yz01 chromosome 12, ASM1463336v1, whole genome shotgun sequence DNA segment above includes these coding regions:
- the LOC127787239 gene encoding protein INAPERTURATE POLLEN1 — protein: MFKAVSLFSRKKTPRRPFKDFYAEWIDTLKNTLLPPLRRSMSWSASPSAYLLPAYVDMIHRHLQSYYDALDVAASDDVAQLLFPDWRNSLEKPFLWLGDLHPCLFTNLVRSFLESKDSDVDVAEPSHLFDKPWEIVMAWKNPTEALIKRIDEIERGLRLMVPALVARGRAAQALLAGRVGAEWGRCEGRKEAAKAAVGEAVKAEMEEMASVFVDANRVRRSVLADIVSATSIYQAALFLEGLSQFLVGFRDRELLAEFERCKTPLNWSSNSTGTGF